AGTGAATTAACATTTTACGAGATAAAATTGATCTCAATCACAATGAGATTGTGTTGCGAGAGAAGAAAATTCTCAATCACAAATCAATACTGTTGTATGAGAGAACTTAGTCTTAATCGCAAAGCAATGCCATTGTATAAGAAATTGCAATAGcaaacacacatacacacatttcTGGAATTTTAAAACTCAACAGAAATGGGTTAATTGCATATCTATGCATACATAGTCTAAAGATGACAAGTGCTAATGAATAGCACTAGTAGTTTAACCATGTTCAATTATCCTGAAGCGTACAGGAATTAATCGCAAGACGTATACACACGAGCCTATTATGGAAATAGGCGAAACCACAAGGGTTAAAGTGTATAACTCGCGAGGAGATAAGATTTCATCTCTTTTCTTCCCACCGATAACCGCCTCGTCGCCGTTTTGGTTCGACGAGTCCGCCGTCGTCTCCACCATGGGAGCCACGCTAGATGGAGTAGTCGCCTCTCGGGCGAGGCCGGAATACGGCTCGGGCGGCAGACGGCCGCGGGGCACGACGCGACACACGACCAAGCGCGGCGCGACACAAGGAGGCGCCCGGGCGCGGGTCGTGGGGCGCGGCGCAGAGAGGCGGCTGGACGGACGGCCGCTGGGCGCGTCGCGGCACAAGCCGGCGAACATGAGGGCGGCCAAGGCCTGGCGTAGGGCGGGCGCGCGCGAGGGCGGCCAAGGCCTGGAGCTACCGGGGCGGCCGCTCGACGGTGGGCTCGCCAGCCGGACGCTGAGGGTCAAGAGGCCGCGGCTAACCCCCGCGCGCAGTAAAGACGGAGGCGTGGCAGGGGAGCCGCGACCCGTGGAGGACAGTATGCGCCGGGATATCGTCCTCTTCTGCGGGTGCGGCGACCACGACGACCGCCGGGGTCGGGGATGGCAGCGATGCGTCTCGGGCTCGTCGTCATCAAGGACGACGATGTAGTTCCCTGAAGGCGGGTCGACATGCAGCGTTGGGGTTGCCGGACCTGCGTACAATCAGGAGGCCAGCGCCGATGCGAGAGGCGTGGCTGACTGCGTACATCGACAGTGACGAAGGCCTGCGCGGCCGACACAAGGGCTTGCACCGGCATGCTCGCGCTGCTTGCTGGCCGTAGGTCATCCATGCCATGGATGCGGACCGAGGCCGCAGCTTCTGGTCTTGGATACGAGACCGCATCATGGACAATCTTACTTCACCGTTGCGGTTAGCGCCGAACAAAGTAATAGTAATAATAGTACAATAGCATCACCTGATGATGGGGCAATTaagatcaataatttttgatctgTAGGCCTCATAGATGAACGAGAGAATCAGAACGTTGGTTGTTcatcatttgtttttttttcGATTGGCGCTTCCTCATTCTCCCATGTTGATCTATCTCCATTCTTCTCTTCTGTTACCTGTGAAGAAATCCACAGGAACAAGATGTCGAGAGACTCACCGCACCTGGTATGTGGACGCC
This genomic stretch from Hordeum vulgare subsp. vulgare chromosome 6H, MorexV3_pseudomolecules_assembly, whole genome shotgun sequence harbors:
- the LOC123402161 gene encoding uncharacterized protein LOC123402161, encoding MEIGETTRVKVYNSRGDKISSLFFPPITASSPFWFDESAVVSTMGATLDGVVASRARPEYGSGGRRPRGTTRHTTKRGATQGGARARVVGRGAERRLDGRPLGASRHKPANMRAAKAWRRAGAREGGQGLELPGRPLDGGLASRTLRVKRPRLTPARSKDGGVAGEPRPVEDSMRRDIVLFCGCGDHDDRRGRGWQRCVSGSSSSRTTM